The genomic stretch AATAATTGTGTAGAATACCACTTTCCTGAATTAAGTTTGCTGAACACGGTTCAGATTATTGGTTATGTCAATATGCACAATGCCTTTTAGAAGCATTTACTATATACCCAAATCCTACTTCGTGCAACACACAGTGTCACACAAGTAGTGAAAATGTTATCCTAGTCAAAGGTGCTTGGACATTATTTTCAGGCagcattttacctttattttaagttcacACTAGGTAAGttttaggagaaagaaaatgccaataaatttatgtaatgtgttttaatatataaaactaagACAGACacttttatttatctaaattgttatttttattttctaacctATTCTAGACctcaattttactttaaaaatttgtatttaaataagGGATAAAATGTTGCCCAAAAGTCTAATCATAGTTTACGTACTTGTGTTTTAACTAGATCTACAAATCAAAATAGTTCTTATAGTTAAAAAGATACAATTTGTATCAACAGTAAAAGGTACTTTCTGGTTTTTCAGGGCTTCACTTCAAACTGTAGCATGTAGAATAATCAGAATAGCCAGGGCATCTAAGCAGACTACAGAAAAAGATCTGAATGCGTCTGTTACATGAAGTACAATTCAAAACCCGGACGCAACAGTCAAGTGATGTCAATCACACAACTGTCTGCCACTGACTGCAAAATCTATCTTCTACTCTGCAGAAATGTATTCGCCGCTAGCAAAACCCATGACTTTGAAACCAGAAATATCCCTTACTAATACTAGAACAGACCTTAGTCTGTATCTAAAACTACACTATTTGTGGCAAGAGTCTGGCCTTAATAATATAACAGGCCCCCCAAGAAAACTACCttcaggaaaatggaaaatatacaatatcttacaaaaattttaagttacCATTTACAACTCCTCCATCACCATTTCTATAGTGCAGTTATCAAGAAATGTTGCATATCCTCAACACATAAACCCACCTCAGGCCAGCCTTGATAAATAGCAGGAAAGCTAGAGTATGTTAAATATAAAAGTTGCATTGTGAATAATTAGATTCATTAAAAACAGGCAAGTGCTGTGAAAGGGTTATTTTATCCAGTATTGTTGTGccccaaaacaaaaagacagacatattaaaaatacaggttAATGGAAATCTAGGAATTCAATTCCACTTCTACTGTCAAGAAGCACATCATAGCTGGATAACAAAGCTCTAACCTGTAACAGTTACAGCTTTTgccttattcatttttaaaaaatggaaatatttttccattgattgcatctgctttcttttaaattgaccgtattaaattaactaatttcttaacagaaaaaaaatccaaacaaaaataacacatcGAAAAGTGCCATATTGTAAAtcattctaatatatatatactgtaacCCATTTCAACATAAAACTGGTAACTTACATTtcgtttaaaatataaaatcagtgcTGTAGTATATCTTTGTTTCTATAAATAATGATTATAGCACAAAGAAGCCCACTTTccccaaataaaaataacttaaaaagctGTAAAAGAGTCTAACTAAGCTTGGCTCGAAAAAACAGTTTGCTAGGTCTAGTCAAATGTCCCACATTCTGAAGGTATTGTAATTGCTTGCAATTGATAGACAAACACCAAgttaataaaacacaaaacaaggaTAAAAAGTGCTGCATATAAACCCCTGATGCACCAAAGATTAATATCAAAGATCACAGATACATCTATTAAATCAAACTGGAAAAATTTCCAGCCAAGGATatagctttaaaaaggaaatgttaaaaaaaaaaagtttaaatgtaaAGCAATCCCGTGATACTTCCACCATGTGGGGCTATACATACAGATTCCATGATACagtatttcacataaatggataCTATATAACCTCCTTGCTGAGAAGGAGATCACATGTGCTATTGTAGCAAACCTCCCTCAGCATTTGAGCTGAACAAAAAACTACTAAACACCACAAAGATGCATCATCTTTCAATAACCCAGCTGGGATTTCTCCACTAAAATGGCTGCGGCGAGCTGCTGGGCGTCTGTCATGTGAGGATTCCTTTTCATGACAATTCTCACAAGGTCAGGTGGGAAGATGTTGCACAAATTGATATAAATCTTTTCTCGGTTGTCTTGATACCTCGGGGGATCTTGCGGCATTCCACAGTATGGGATCCGCCAGGCTGGCTCCTGCTGCTCAGGGAGGCTCTGGAAAGTGAACTGCTCATAACACGGCTGTGTGGAGTTATCGGGCAAGGAATAAGTCTGCCGGTACCCATAGGCGTCGATCCCATAACCTGGCCTCTCCCAGCTTCCCAGGCCTTCCTGGCGGGAATAAGGCTTTCTTTGTCGTGAAGGAGAACTGTCATAAAGTCGAGAGTCAGAGATGCTGTCTATTCTCGTGGCCACCAAGGACCTCCCTAGGTGTGGTGCCTTAGAGTGTGCTGAACTTGGAGGAGAGGGGTAGTCGCCAGGACAGCTGGTCCGGGCGCCCACAGCGGAGTGCTGCAGGTGCAGAGCCAAGTGCGGAAGAGGAGGCTTGTGATGGAACTTTGGTTCTTCGTGACTGTAACTTTGCCCTCTGGTTAAGGGGTCGTGGAAATTCTGCAGGAACGGTTGAGGATTAAGGCGGCTGTGAGGGTGCATGTGTTGACACTTCAAATTCTCCTCTAGCTGTGGGTCGGGCGAGCTGACATAGGACTGGTCATTGTAACCCACGTAGGAGTCACTGCTCCCACAGCTCATGCTCCCTTCACTGCTGCAGTCAGAAGCTACGGAACTTATTCTATAATCTGTGTCTAAGGAGAAACGCCTTTCAGGGCTTCGTGGGCCTGAGAGACTCAGATTTGAGTATGCATTCAACATGGAATAATATCCGATGTCGACAGGTGAGTCACATTTTGGATACTGTTCATAAGGCATTGGCGTTCCATGATTTTTGGTTGCCATCATCATTGAAGGATATTGACCCTGTGGTCTTTGATCCTGAGGTGGGAAATGAACTCCAGATGGAAGGCCATTGCTTAAAGATGTAGTGCTTTGGGCTTTTGCAGTAGAAGTAGCTGGGATGCTAACTAAGGAAGGTACAGACCTGGTTTCCAATTTGTTTTTGGTGGGAAGCTTTTCTTCTAGGTCTTGGTAGACTTGAGTCCTTATGCTTGGATCTGATTGCCTCTTTGGAGCACCTCGTTTGACATCAGAAGTGCTATCAGCCTTGGTGCTACAAGGAACACTGTTGCTTTTCACCAGTCCTCCTTCGTTTGCAGTTTTGGCTGCCGTATTTCTAGACATGGCACGGAGTTCATCAGCCACTGACCGCTGTGGCTGACTGCCCCTTTCGGGATGGTAATATTTGCACTTGTGTCCATAGGTACACTTCTTTCCTAAGAAGAGTAAAATTAATTAGGCAAAGGAGCATACCATCAGATCCTGAAAACTCAGTTTGGCCCTATGATTTTAACTTGTAGAAGAGACAACAATAGAAATGGGAGCTGTGCTAAGTGTCACCCTGTTCTTTACTCTTGAGAAATGTCACTTCTCAGTCTTCTCATTTCTTTACTATCAAGAACAGGAGGAACTTGGCCGAATGAGTAATAATcacctccagaacttttttttttttttttttttttttttgagacagggccttgctctgtcacccaggtggagggcagtggtgtgatctcagctcactgcaacctctgcctcccgggttgaagcaattcttatgccttggccatctgagtaactgggattacaggcgtgcgctaccacgcctggtgaatttttttgcattttaagtagagacagggtttctccatgttagccaggctggtctcaactcctggcctcatgtgatctgcccaccttggcctcccaaactactgggattacagatttgagccactgcacccagccacctccAGAACTTTTGGCTAATACCTCCGTGTCCTCAACTCCTACCTGCCCCTTCTCTTCCAGTAGGACTTTATAATTAGGTAGGAAATTCTGTTTTGAAGAGCACAGTGTACTACTGTAGGGCGATAGAACCATGCTCATCTGATTTGTATCTAGATGAAAAAACTCCAAATTTTTCTTCACTTCAAAACTAACTTCATGTAGAATTAACAGTGTTTTTTGAACCATGTTTTAATATAAGGAAATGCATTTGTATTGAATCCAAACaggtaaaaataattctttttcatggctaaGACGTTTTCTGA from Nomascus leucogenys isolate Asia chromosome 15, Asia_NLE_v1, whole genome shotgun sequence encodes the following:
- the ZC3H12C gene encoding probable ribonuclease ZC3H12C codes for the protein MAAEKRMQEYGVLCIQEYRKNSKVESSTRNSFMGLKDHLGHDLGHLYVESTDPQLSPAVPWSTVEKPSMDTVNAGKDEKEVSEENASSGDSEENTNSDHESEQLGSISVEPGLITKTHRQLCRSPCLEPHILKRNEILQDFKPEESQTTSKEAKKPPDVVREYQTKLEFALKLGYSEEQVQLVLNKLGTDALINDILGELVKLGNKSEADQTVSTINTITREASSLESQRSESPMQEIVTDDGENLRPIVIDGSNVAMSHGNKEVFSCRGIKLAVDWFLERGHKDITVFVPAWRKEQSRPDALITDQEILRKLEKEKILVFTPSRRVQGRRVVCYDDRFIVKLAFESDGIIVSNDNYRDLANEKPEWKKFIDERLLMYSFVNDKFMPPDDPLGRHGPSLDNFLRKKPIVPEHKKQPCPYGKKCTYGHKCKYYHPERGSQPQRSVADELRAMSRNTAAKTANEGGLVKSNSVPCSTKADSTSDVKRGAPKRQSDPSIRTQVYQDLEEKLPTKNKLETRSVPSLVSIPATSTAKAQSTTSLSNGLPSGVHFPPQDQRPQGQYPSMMMATKNHGTPMPYEQYPKCDSPVDIGYYSMLNAYSNLSLSGPRSPERRFSLDTDYRISSVASDCSSEGSMSCGSSDSYVGYNDQSYVSSPDPQLEENLKCQHMHPHSRLNPQPFLQNFHDPLTRGQSYSHEEPKFHHKPPLPHLALHLQHSAVGARTSCPGDYPSPPSSAHSKAPHLGRSLVATRIDSISDSRLYDSSPSRQRKPYSRQEGLGSWERPGYGIDAYGYRQTYSLPDNSTQPCYEQFTFQSLPEQQEPAWRIPYCGMPQDPPRYQDNREKIYINLCNIFPPDLVRIVMKRNPHMTDAQQLAAAILVEKSQLGY